In one window of Arachis ipaensis cultivar K30076 chromosome B06, Araip1.1, whole genome shotgun sequence DNA:
- the LOC107648840 gene encoding GDSL esterase/lipase At5g03610: MMDLSLHKQLFPLLSLLLILFLSGQRMQADANSLQNPQLSEPTKKLFVFGDSYADTGNIRKSLSNSWKDPYGITFPGKPAGRFSDGRVLTDYIAKYLGVKTPVPYRFRKQMAQQLKYGMNFAVGGTGVFDTSTPGPNMTTQIQLLEQLIHDGLYIASDLTNSIALVSVAGNDYSHYLATHASPQGLPYFVASVVNQTTRNLMRIKALGIKKIIVGSLQPLGCLPQVTAFSSFQQCNASSNTLVAFHNNLLNQAVTNLNQSWSSSFAVLNLYDSFMSVLNHPTTHNIQNQLRPCCVGVNSKYSCGSVDENNVKMYRVCNDPKSAFFWDLVHPTQAGWHAVYNKLRTMNALQGIQF; the protein is encoded by the exons ATGATGGACTTATCACTACACAAGCAACTCTTCcccctcctctctcttctcttaaTTCTATTTCTCTCAG GACAAAGGATGCAAGCAGATGCTAATAGCCTTCAAAATCCCCAACTCAGTGAACCAACCAAGAAACTCTTCGTTTTTGGAGACTCATATGCTGACACCGGCAACATCAGAAAAAGTCTCTCCAATTCATGGAAAGACCCCTACGGCATCACCTTTCCCGGCAAGCCAGCCGGTCGATTCTCCGATGGAAGGGTCCTCACCGACTACATTG CTAAGTACCTGGGAGTGAAAACACCTGTGCCATACAGATTTCGGAAGCAAATGGCGCAGCAGCTGAAGTACGGCATGAACTTTGCAGTGGGTGGAACTGGCGTATTTGACACGTCTACTCCAGGGCCCAACATGACCACGCAGATCCAATTGTTGGAGCAACTCATCCACGACGGACTCTACATAGCTTCTGATCTCACCAACTCCATCGCTCTTGTCTCTGTTGCTGGTAACGACTATAGTCACTACCTCGCCACTCATGCCTCTCCTCAG GGTCTACCATATTTCGTGGCGTCAGTGGTGAATCAAACAACAAGGAATCTGATGCGGATCAAAGCATTGGGGATAAAGAAGATCATAGTTGGCAGCCTCCAACCCCTTGGATGCCTACCTCAGGTCACAGCCTTCTCGTCCTTCCAACAATGCAACGCCTCTTCCAACACCTTGGTGGCTTTCCACAACAACCTCTTGAACCAAGCAGTTACCAATTTGAACCAATCGTGGTCGTCGTCCTTCGCGGTTCTCAATCTCTACGACAGCTTCATGTCCGTCCTAAACCACCCTACAACGCACAACATCCAGAACCAGTTGCGGCCGTGCTGCGTTGGGGTAAACAGCAAGTATTCATGTGGGAGTGTGGATGAGAATAACGTGAAGATGTATAGGGTTTGCAACGATCCCAAATCCGCCTTCTTTTGGGATCTGGTGCACCCCACGCAGGCCGGGTGGCATGCCGTGTATAACAAGTTAAGAACCATGAATGCTCTTCAAGGAATTCAGTTCTAG